Proteins encoded within one genomic window of Aspergillus nidulans FGSC A4 chromosome VII:
- a CDS encoding GMC family oxidoreductase (transcript_id=CADANIAT00007843), whose amino-acid sequence MTQSQVHESGDSPVASIEEFTTTPFDFIVCGGGTAGLAIAARLSEISNVNVGIVEAGKYRIGDPLIETPATFMQMFEDPEYDWCLFTAPQEANNGKVHHIPRGKVLGGSSAINYLMYVRGSLQDYDDWAALVGDEGWSAANMKAYMRKHQAQPVNPESKAAASPIAPEHHGTTGPIRTSFNESNLPIETDFVKACAETANLPNMPIDAWSGDHIGFYHTLGAVARTGPNRGKRSYAGIEYYEANRLRPNLKLLCEARVNKVILNGTRATGVSITFRGQEYTVSASREVIVSGGTIQSPQILELSGIGDPEVLAASGVQCLVENRAVGANVQDHSVSLISWQMQPGVVTSDTLGQVPEAAAAALHQYAESRTGPLSSIGSTQGFIPVKSILSDAELAEIVQSIRDIKPSSAFHEKQLQQVIAHLESETSANLQVVFLPCSVHENGVEHQRGLFTPPPVGEPVCVSAAPCLQYPVSRGSIHINSNDPSVPPTIQPNYISHSADVALLAAFLSWIDRVGHAAPFASSVSRRILPKSSLDLQDSEQAKRAIHDTVIGEYHICGSVAMGDALDSRLRVKGVEGLRVVDASVFPNNVSGNIMSSVYAVAEKGADLVKEDHGLL is encoded by the exons ATGACCCAGTCCCAAGTCCACGAGAGCGGCGACTCTCCCGTCGCCTCGATCGAGGAGTTTACCACCACTCCCTTCGACTTTATCGTCTGCGGCGGTGGAACAGCTGGGCTGGCCATCGCCGCCCGTCTGAGCGAGATTTCGAATGTCAATGTCGGGATTGTAGAGGCAGGAAAATACCGCATCGGCGACCCGCTCATCGAGACGCCTGCGACGTTCATGCAGATGTTTGAGGACCCAGAGTACGATTGGTGTCTGTTTACAGCGCCACAGGAAGCGAACAACGGCAAGGTCCATCATATACCGCGCGGAAAAGTCCTCGGCGGATCCAGTGCAATCAATTACTTGATGTATGTACGGGGATCGCTGCAGGACTACGATGACTGGGCCGCGCTTGTCGGTGATGAGGGGTGGTCAGCTGCAAACATGAAGGCGTATATGCGCAAACATCAGGCTC AACCGGTCAATCCAGAGTCCAAGGCGGCAGCATCTCCCATCGCCCCTGAGCACCACGGTACGACCGGCCCCATTCGAACGAGCTTCAATGAGTCAAACCTGCCCATCGAAACCGACTTTGTCAAGGCTTGCGCCGAGACGGCGAACTTGCCAAACATGCCTATTGACGCTTGGAGCGGAGACCATATCGGGTTCTACCATACCCTGGGCGCTGTCGCCCGTACGGGTCCGAACCGCGGCAAACGAAGCTACGCCGGGATCGAGTATTACGAAGCGAACAGGTTGCGGCCAAATCTCAAACTTCTCTGCGAAGCGCGTGTTAACAAAGTCATTCTCAACGGCACCAGGGCTACCGGTGTCAGTATAACATTCCGAGGTCAGGAGTACACCGTCTCCGCAAGTCGCGAGGTCATCGTTTCTGGCGGGACCATCCAGTCCCCTCAGATTCTCGAGCTATCCGGCATTGGCGACCCAGAAGTTCTCGCTGCCTCCGGCGTCCAGTGTCTGGTTGAGAACCGCGCTGTCGGTGCTAACGTACAGGACCACAGTGTCAGCCTGATAAGCTGGCAGATGCAACCCGGTGTGGTGACCAGCGACACACTGGGCCAGGTCCCTGAagccgcagctgcagcactgCATCAATACGCAGAATCCCGCACAGGTCCATTGAGCTCAATTGGGAGCACACAGGGTTTCATCCCCGTCAAGAGTATCCTCTCAGACGCCGAGCTCGCCGAGATCGTGCAGAGTATCCGTGATATCAAGCCGAGTAGTGCCTTCCATGaaaagcagctgcagcaagtCATCGCTCATCTAGAAAGCGAGACCTCAGCGAACTTGCAGGTTGTCTTCCTTCCATGCAGTGTCCATGAGAATGGTGTTGAGCACCAGCGTGGCCTGTTCACGCCGCCGCCAGTAGGAGAGCCGGTTTGTGTCTCGGCCGCGCCGTGTCTGCAGTACCCGGTTTCACGGGGATCTATCCATATCAATAGCAACG ATCCCTCGGTCCCGCCCACTATCCAACCAAACTACATCAGCCACTCCGCAGACGTCGCACTCCTGGCTGCGTTCCTTAGTTGGATAGACAGAGTTGGACACGCTGCACCTTTTGCATCCTCAGTCTCCCGCCGCATCTTGCCCAAATCGTCGCTTGACCTGCAAGATTCCGAACAGGCGAAGCGTGCCATCCACGACACCGTGATCGGTGAGTACCATATATGCGGCTCGGTCGCGATGGGGGATGCGCTGGACTCCAGGTTGCGAGTTAAAGGAGTAGAGGGTCTTCGCGTTGTAGATGCAAGCGTGTTTCCCAACAATGTGTCTGGTAATATAATGAGTAGTGTCTATGCGGTTGCGGAGAAGGGTGCGGATTTGGTGAAGGAGGATCACGGGCTGCTCTAG
- a CDS encoding uncharacterized protein (transcript_id=CADANIAT00007844) — protein MAIPDADLEYEKPSVIALEGNDHGGLTSLDQVFPPDMQKRVLRKMDLRLIPMLALLYLLAFLDRGNIGNAKIEGMLDDLHMSGSEYNWCLTVFFFTYVAFELPSNLLLKKLRPSRLLPLLMVAWGIVMTLMGIVQDYHGLLISRLFLGVAEAGLYPGIAYYITLWYPRHLAQYRQAMFFSAASVAGAFSGILAWAIAKMDGVGNYAGWRWIFILEGILTVLVGIIAPFAMYDFPETATFLTEEERKYVIHALRTQNSGQDTLSAGGDAVEEQAKFRPRYVLDALTDWQIYVGLFMYWGITCPLYGISFFLPSIIRDLGYTSSTAQLLTVPIYITAAAVAVAGAWLSDRYKKRSPFILFFMSLIAIGFVIVLASSDRGVPGVVYFGVFIAVVGIYPAFPGNVTWISVNLAGDYKRAAGMAIHIGLGNMAGAMASNFYREQDAPKYTLGHALELGFCVVGLLAVLILRFSYKRINKKREAMDLSQWDSYEMAKMGDRSPMFRYML, from the exons ATGGCTATCCCCGACGCAGACCTAGAATACGAAAAGCCTAGCGTGATTGCGCTTGAGGGCAATGACCATGGCGGGCTCACGTCTCTCGATCAAGTGTTCCCGCCGGACATGCAGAAGCGCGTCCTGCGCAAAATGGACCTGCGGCTCATCCCTATGCTTGCTCTGCTTTACCTCCTTGCCTTCTTAGACCGTGGGAATATCGGCAATGCGAAGATTGAGGGGATGCTGGATGATCTCCATATGTCGGGATCCGAATATAATTGGTGCT TGACGGTGTTCTTTTTTACTTATGTTGCCTTTGAACTGCCGAGCAacctgttgttgaagaagttgaggcCGTCGAGGCTCTTGCCGTTGCTCATGGTGGCCTGGGGCATTGTCATG ACGTTGATGGGAATCGTGCAAGATTACCATGGACTGTTGATTTCCCGGCTGTTCCTCGGTGTTGCTG AAGCCGGCCTCTATCCTGGAATCGCCTATTATATAACCCTCTGGTATCCGCGACACCTTGCCCAATACCGTCAGGCCAtgttcttcagcgccgccagTGTTGCCGGAGCGTTCTCAGGGATTCTAGCTTGGGCGATAGCC AAAATGGACGGTGTCGGTAACTACGCCGGTTGGCGGTGGATCTTCATCCTCGAGGGGATCCTGACGGTCCTCGTTGGCATCATCGCACCGTTTGCCATGTACGATTTCCCCGAGACAGCGACATTCTtgaccgaggaggagcgaaAATATGTTATCCATGCGCTGCGGACCCAGAATTCTGGACAGGATACCCTGAGCGCAGGTGGAGACGCAGTCGAAGAACAGGCGAAGTTCCGCCCAAGATACGTCCTTGATGCTTTGACCGATTGGCAGATCTACGTCGGTCTATTCA TGTACTGGGGTATCACTTGCCCTCTCTACggaatctccttcttcctcccctccaTCATCCGCGACCTGGGGTATACCTCTTCCACAGCGCAGCTGCTCACCGTGCCCATCTATATTACCGCCGCAGCCGTTGCCGTCGCCGGTGCGTGGTTGTCGGATCGGTATAAGAAGCGCTCGCCGTTTATATTGTTCTTCATGAGTCTGATCGCCATTGGGTTTGTGATTGTCCTTGCCTCCTCGGACCGTGGCGTGCCGGGCGTGGTGTATTTTGGGGTCTTTATTGCGGTGGTCG GGATCTATCCAGCCTTTCCTGGAAATGTCACGTGGATCAGCGTCAACTTGGCAGGCGACTACAAGCGCGCTGCCGGGATGGCTATACATATCGGGCTGGGAAATATGGCTGGAG CAATGGCCTCAAACTTCTATCGTGAACAAGATGCGCCAAAGTATACCCTCGGACACGCTCTCGAGCTTGGCTTCTGTGTTGTGGGATTACTCGCCGTGCTTATTCTGCGCTTCTCGTACAAACGGATCAATAAGAAGAGAGAGGCGATGGATCTATCGCAATGGGATAGCTATGAAATGGCGAAGATGGGAGATCGGTCGCCGATGTTTAGGTATATGCTGTGA
- a CDS encoding DUF4863 family protein (transcript_id=CADANIAT00007845): protein MATVHPNAEKLISLAEEFFAEVADLTPGRALEEYLNEHYGPGNKYYDTFCSLILSGLRNNEGWVATDELDGPRYRRSRLCDPSERTRYFSITTVYMQSQDEYRGQYHLHPYGEINCVVQVDRTAELKGMNGWQAAGWTSPAAGTHHYPEVRGGALVALFFLPAGRISYKATPEMAQPPYV from the exons ATGGCAACGGTCCACCCAAATGCTGAGAAACTCATATCGTTGGCGGAGGAGTTCTTTGCCGAAGTCGCCGATCT AACTCCCGGTCGCGCCCTTGAGGAATATCTGAATGAACACTACGGCCCCGGCAATAAATACTACGACACCTTCTGCTCGCTCATCCTCAGCGGTCTTCGCAACAACGAAGGCTGGGTCGCCACCGACGAGCTAGACGGCCCCAGATACAGGCGCAGCCGACTCTGCGATCCCAGCGAGCGTACGCGCTATTTCAGTATTACGACCGTCTACATGCAGAGTCAGGACGAGTATCGAGGGCAGTATCATCTGCATCCGTATGGGGAGATCAATTGCGTGGTGCAGGTCGATCGCACAGCTGAGTTGAAGGGGATGAATGGGTGGCAGGCGGCCGGGTGGACCTCGCCGGCGGCAGGAACGCACCACTATCCCGAAGTGAGAGGAGGTGCACTCGTTGcgctgttcttcttgccgGCCGGGAGGATCTCGTATAAGGCGACTCCCGAGATGGCGCAGCCGCCGTATGTGTAG